AAAATGATAGAAGACTATCAAATCCCTAAAGAAATTCAAAATTAGGGCTAATTTTTATTAGCGAAATGCCTTTCAATGCAATCGCATAAGATGTGGATCATAAGAATGTGCATTTCTTGGATTCGTGGGGTATCATCGCTAGGGACAATCAAAGCCATATCGCTTAAAGGCTTCATTTTCCCCCCATCACGCCCCACTAAACTAAGCGTTTTTACCCCTAAATCTTTGGCTTTTTCATAAGCTTTTAGGACATTTTTGGAATTACCGCTTGTAGAAATCCCTATCAAAACATCGTTTTTTACCCCCAACGCTTCTACTTGTCTGGCAAACACTTCTTCATAACCATAATCGTTTGCAATGGCGGTGAGGGCTGAGGTATCCGTGCTTAAACTTATTGCGCTCAAGCCTTTCCTTTCCAATTTATAACGCCCGGTCAATTCAGCGGCAAAATGCTGCGCATCGCTAGCACTCCCCCCGTTACCACAAATAAGGATTTTCCCTTGGTTTTCTAAAGTTTCTATCAAAAGATGAACGCTTTGTTTTAGTGCTTCTTGCAAACTCTCTAAACTTTTTTCTAACGCTTCCTTATGGGCTAAAAATTCTTTTTTAATCAAACCATCAATCATTGCATGTCCTTTTAATTTTTTCTATGATAGCGCTTGTGGAATAACCTTCTTCAAACTCCATCAAACGGGTTTCTTTAGCAAACTCGCTCCCTATGACTTCTT
This genomic window from Helicobacter pylori contains:
- the gmhA gene encoding D-sedoheptulose 7-phosphate isomerase — translated: MIDGLIKKEFLAHKEALEKSLESLQEALKQSVHLLIETLENQGKILICGNGGSASDAQHFAAELTGRYKLERKGLSAISLSTDTSALTAIANDYGYEEVFARQVEALGVKNDVLIGISTSGNSKNVLKAYEKAKDLGVKTLSLVGRDGGKMKPLSDMALIVPSDDTPRIQEMHILMIHILCDCIERHFANKN